Below is a genomic region from Delftia tsuruhatensis.
AGCGCCGGGGGCTGGTGACGGCCAGCGCCTGCATGCGCCCGCTGCGGATGTGCGGCATGGAGGTGGAGATGCTGTCGAAGGTCAGGTCGATGTCGGCGGCCAGCATGGCGTTGACCACGCCCGCGCTGCCCTTGTAGGGCACATGGGTCATGCGCACGCCCGCCATGCTGGCGAAGTACTCGGCCGCCAGGTGGCCGGTGTTGCCGTTGCCCGCCGATCCGAAGGTGAGCTTGCCGGGGCTGGCCTTGGCGGCCTGTATGAGCTCCTGGATGTTCTTCGCGGGCAGCTTGCCGCTGGCCGCGACGACCATGGGCAGGTTGGCCACCAGGGACACGGGGGCGAAGTCGCGGCGCGTGTCATAGGGAAGCTTGGGGTAGAGGCTGTCGTTGATGGCGTGGGCGGCCAGCACCATGAGCACGGTGTAGCCGTCGGGCCTGGCGCGCGCCACGTACTGCGAGGCCAGCGTGCCGCCCGCGCCCGGCTTGTACTCGAGCACCACGGGCTGGCCCAGCTGCTGCTGCAATTGCACGGCCAGCGGGCGGCCCAGCAGGTCGGCGCTGCCGCCGGGCGGATAGGGGATGACCAGCTGTATGGGCTTGGCGGGCCAGGCCTCGGCGGCCCGGGCCGCGGGCAGGGTGGCTGCGCAAAGGGCGCTGGCGGCCAGGGCCAGGCAGGTCAGCATGCGGCGGCGTGTGGACAGGGGCATGGCGTGCTCGCGGTGGATGAAGAGGAGAGGGCGGGGGGGGGGCGACCGTGCCTATTCGAGCGACAGGCCGGCGGCCTTCACGATCTGGGCCCAGCGCTGGCGCTCCTGGGCGATGAAGGCGTCGTACTCTGCCGGCGTCTCGCCGCCGGGCACGCCGCCGAGGTCGGCGAAGCGCTGGCGCACGTCGTGCGTCTGCATGGCGCGGCGGGCGGACTGCTGGATGCGCTCGACCACGGCATCGGGCGTGCCGGCCGGCGCCAGCAGTCCGAACCAGGCCGTGACCTGCATGGGCACGCCGGACTCGGCCATGGTCGGCACCTCGGGCAGCTGGGCCGAGCGCGTGGCGCTGGTGATGGCCAGCGCGCGGAACTTGCCGGCCTTGATGTGGGGCATGGAGCTGGGCAGGTTGTCGATCATGTAGTCCACCTGCTGGCCCAGCAGCGCGGTCACGGCGGGCGCGGCGCCGGGAAAAGGCACGAGCGTGACCTCGATGCCGGCCTTCTGGCGGAACATCTCCGAAGACATGTGGGGCGACTGGCCCACGCCCGAGGTGGAGACATTCAGGCGACGTGTCTTCGCCAGCGCCACCAGCTCGCCCACGCTGCGCACGGGCGAGTCCGCATGGACCACGAGGATGTTGGGCACGGAAATCACGTTGGTGATGCCGCGAAGATCGTTTTCCTTGTAGCTGAGCTGCCTGTACAGGCTGAAATTGATGGCCACCGGGCCGATGTTGCCCATCAGCAGCGTGTAGCCATCGGGCCTGGCGCGCGCCACCTGCGCCGTGCCGATGGAGCCCCCGCCCCCGCCCTTGTTCTCCACCACCACCGAAGTGCCCAGATCCTTGCCCATCTTCTCGGCCAGCACGCGCGCCGCGATGTCCGTGGTGCCGCCCGCAGCGGCCGGCACGATGAGGGTGATCGGCCGTTCAGGCCAGGCAGCCGCCAGCGTGGCGCAGGGGGCGCAAGTCAGGGCGGCCAGCAGGGCCAGCAGGCTGCGGCGGACAGTCATGGGCAGTCTCCGTTTCACTGCCCCCAACGATAGAAACCCCGGCGCCCCAGGGCACCAGGGTTTGACTGGAGAGCCGCTTCGCCATTCGCAAACCCGTGCTTAGGCCCCCTGGAACGCGTGCTAACCCGTTGCCGAAAAAGCAGTCACAAGAAAAAAGGCGCCGAGGC
It encodes:
- a CDS encoding tripartite tricarboxylate transporter substrate binding protein, with the protein product MPLSTRRRMLTCLALAASALCAATLPAARAAEAWPAKPIQLVIPYPPGGSADLLGRPLAVQLQQQLGQPVVLEYKPGAGGTLASQYVARARPDGYTVLMVLAAHAINDSLYPKLPYDTRRDFAPVSLVANLPMVVAASGKLPAKNIQELIQAAKASPGKLTFGSAGNGNTGHLAAEYFASMAGVRMTHVPYKGSAGVVNAMLAADIDLTFDSISTSMPHIRSGRMQALAVTSPRRSALAPEVATIQEQGIAGFDVTGWYALIAPAGTPPEVTGRLSREIAAALRQPALQAQLAAGGYEPVGSTPEALQAHIDKEITRWAAVVKSTGARVD
- a CDS encoding Bug family tripartite tricarboxylate transporter substrate binding protein; amino-acid sequence: MTVRRSLLALLAALTCAPCATLAAAWPERPITLIVPAAAGGTTDIAARVLAEKMGKDLGTSVVVENKGGGGGSIGTAQVARARPDGYTLLMGNIGPVAINFSLYRQLSYKENDLRGITNVISVPNILVVHADSPVRSVGELVALAKTRRLNVSTSGVGQSPHMSSEMFRQKAGIEVTLVPFPGAAPAVTALLGQQVDYMIDNLPSSMPHIKAGKFRALAITSATRSAQLPEVPTMAESGVPMQVTAWFGLLAPAGTPDAVVERIQQSARRAMQTHDVRQRFADLGGVPGGETPAEYDAFIAQERQRWAQIVKAAGLSLE